From Lucilia cuprina isolate Lc7/37 chromosome 4, ASM2204524v1, whole genome shotgun sequence:
taagttaaataaacaaaattatatagagTGATAGAGATATTGCCCATATTATTACCAGAGTTGTACTctttctcaaaaattttgtttgtgtaaacTTTTTATGTTTAGTTTGGAAGAGAGTTCTATCCTCTGCAGATGGTGAATTAGCATCATCTTAATTTTAGAGACTCCATTCTGAAAAGGTAAAGAGATTAGTAAAACGTGCCAACTAATAATCAACatgttaaaaaagaataaaatacaaatacatgcttttttttttgttttttttttttcttttttggtttcATTTCTTGGTCATTATAGacaataattaaaatctttactAAACAAATATCTCTTAATAggcttattaataataaaaatagtttaaaataagaaacactacaattttaatatgaatatatgtttaatatataagtatgtatgtaggtatgttctgtatatatagtctatatcaACTGTAGTTAACTAACAGCTGAATTAAACAGCATGCTTTATATTagaagttaataaataaattaagttttttttctgttaaatgatttttgtttgtttttgctgtttgcattcatctttttacaaaatttctaaaatcaaAGCATCAGAGTcaaaactattaaacaaaacttttgttttaatttttttgttcacttctttcataaacaatttctttgttTGCTGAATGTATTTTGCCAATTTAACTACATACtttcaattacttttttatataaagtattttatcttttttcaaaaaaaaacttttaattattatgtactaaaattttaaaataaagttttttttataaagaggaaaaaattacatttaacttTGTTTAACCAAGTTCTTGTCTGTCTTTGTGTTTTAAGCCATTTTCCATTGTAAAGGCCAAATGTTGGTGGGTAATGAATTTTCTGTTATGAGTTTACATCTTTTCCTGTATGAACGGATGTGTTAGAGCCTGATTCAATGAAATACGTTTAGAGGGATCCAGAGCAAACATATTATCCAGTAAATCTTTAAGTTGTGTCACTTTACGATGCTGATCATCGGGTAGATTTTGATCGGCTATTAATTCTTGTTGTAAGTTGCGTGAAGCTTTGATGACCGGcattacaacaattttttcctaaagtaaaaaaacaaacaaataaataaatataaattttatttagtaacaagtaagagttttatattcgactatgccgaatcttatatacacttCACCATGGCGTGTTAAAAAAGCAGCCAGTCatgcttaaattcatgtttctagattcaatattatagaaaattcaaaagagtacattttgaaaaacgaaaaagtacccaaaagttccctttatgggttctcacctaattcagactgtaaatacttaatttcatatttctaggttttatattagagaaaattcaaaaagtaccttttaaaaacaaaaaagtagcaaaaagttcactttttccggttctcaccaaatttcgactctacatacttcatttcatgtttctaggttcaatattatagaaaattcaaaaaatactttttgtagaacgaaaaagtaccaaaaaaatcccCCTTGATGTGTTTTTGTCTAATCCGGACTATACATaactaatttcatgtttctagatttaatattatagaaaattcaaaaagtacttttgcagaacgaaaaagtacaaaaaaatccccattgatttgttctcgtctaatccgggctctacatgtttCTGAGTTCATTATtgtagaaaactcaaaaagtaccttttgtaaaacgaaaaagtacctaaaagttcccttttatgtattctcacctcagactctacatacttcatttcatatttctaggttcaatattgtagaaaattcaaaaagcaccttttaaaaaacgaaaatgtaccaaaaagttaattttttatgacttcttacttaagccaggctccacataattaatttcatgtttctagccaataacaacacactagtgctgctctcgctttGCTACTCTAGCTCTGCTACTCTCTCTATCTGCCTTGTTTTTAGTACAAAagcaaaatttaccgtatgattatgtattttgtaattTCAATTTGAGCAtgaatttttgatgaaatttttagaggttgtctcggatttatgcttatttatggaccgattttgccaattttaaatagcgatctttcgaaagcatgtctaacagaattattgaagattcggatttcgccgatatctggggttctctaaaaactgatttcaacaaagaTACAGAAAGACAGACCGACAgaccgctatctataaggatccagaatatacatatttactttatagggtcggaaaattatattatagaaattacaaacggaatgacaaacttatatatatatacccttctcacgaaggtcaAGTGTATCAAAATAACccgttaaaattaaaaaaaaggataagtatttaattttttaacactcTCATGCCTTGATTACATAGATAAAAGAGAATTATgataaagaaattactgttaTGTAGATTTCTTAGCGAGAGAGAAAGGAATCgtcttaaacaataaaaaccgataaatatagataaaatgttaaagaaaaggaAAACAGCTGTAATGTTCACATTCGTTATGAACCTTATGACAGCAAGGTTGTGATCGTAATCGTGATCATCTGAACATTTATGACATTCAGCTACTTATAACCCGATTTGAAAGATTTTCATCAGAAAAATAAAACGTTAAAGCGACTCCCATATTCATAGGAATAACCCTAAAATctataataaacatataaaaatattaacttacCCTTTCTGTAACTTTATCGATTTCATGATATAGGAAATTACAACTTTGATCAAAATGCTGATCTTTAAATTGTCCTTTACGTATAATGCGATTAGGAATTTtaccttaaaataaaaattgtttaacatttcattagaaatcaatgtaaaatttataaactcttaaaaaaaaacaaataaagacaAAAACCCACCTTTCAaatccataaaatatttcaacatttgATTATTACTTTTGCCACTAAAGAGTATTTTGCCTGTGTACAATTCATAAATAGTACATCCAGCTGACCACATATCAATACCATAATCATAAGGTATGCCCAAAATAATTTCTGGTGCACGATAAAATCTTGATATTAAATAGGGTGTGATTTCGTTATCGTTTATGGTGGAGGCTGAACCAAAAtcacataattttaatattaagttattttcgtTAACTAATATATTGTCGGGTTTTATGTCGGCATGTAATATGCCAGTTTTCTTTAACAACTTTAAAGCTAAGAACAATTGTTGTGTATAACTGCGCACAGCTTTAATGTGTAAACCAACATTTTTACCATATTTCTTAAGAACTTCACGTAAATTCATGGCCAATGGTTCAAATACCATGCACAAAtgctgtaataaaaaaaatgacaataaaTATCCTGATATTAGATGATAAATCTTTAACTTGCCTGTTTGTGGAAGAAGTGTCTATATAAGCGCAAACAATGAAAACGATCATCAGGATCGGCATCGTTaagtttctttaatatttccaaTTCACGTAAGCCAGTTTTATGCCTTAAAGCAAAATAGGTTTAGAACATAAAATGTTACATTTATTCATCCATTACTTACATGATTTCATTGTTACGTATAATTTTAACAGCAACATTTGCATTTCCTCTGGCTTGATCTCGGGCTCTTATAACATTACTGAAAACACCTTGACCCGTATAGCCGCAAACAACATAACGAGTATCTAAGACTTCTCCAATACGTACTCGATAATAACCTTCGGCGTCATCCCAATTATCAGTGAGAGCTGGATTTTCagccatatttttattttgtactaTGGTACTGGGTGACTGTaaaatagcaaaacaaataTCTTTAATATCAAACGTTAAGTGCTGTTTGCAATTATCTATTTAAActtgttaaaacaatttttttaattagtatgAAATTTACAAGCCAACGACTCACATCGAAATTGGAATCAACATCTTGATCGGCAAACATATCCCATTCtggtcttttttctttttccttattATTGAtagatttgttattattatcttGATATTCTTTAGAGTCTGGTGGCGTAACATCATTTTGTTCTGTGGGATGACGAGACGACGACTCCGATGTCAACGGTGAACGCGTACGAGATCTACGTTGTTTTGTTGGGGAAGGTTTTTTGTCCGGACTAAATGAATTTTTACGTTTATCACTACCATTATTGGAGTTGGTGGCTGAGGAAGATAATGAGGTGGACTGGGCAGGTATTGCTGCCGGTTTGGGTGCATCTATTTGTTTTGATCCGgccaatttctataaaataatggAGTTATAAAAGCGATTTAATTGCCTCTAATTAAACAAACTTACCTTTAACAATTCCTCGCGTTGTTTTCGTCTCATTTCAATGATTTTCTCTTCGTCGTCATCTTCatctatgtttatatttatattaacctCCTCATCACTACTGGAGTCTTTCTGTTGAACCTTTTGTCCCTCACTGAGAGAACCACGATAACGATCACGATCTTTAGTGTCGTTACGTTCAGAACGATCGCGACCAGATCGTTGACGCTCTCTTTCGCGTTCACGTTTGCGATCTGATTCGGCTTTACTACGACTATGTGATCTCTCACGCATCCATCTTTCTCGCTCTCTATTGCGATCCCTATCACGTCCCCTATCCTGGCCACGATTGTTCGCTGGACCACCACTACGATCAGCAGGTCGATTTGTTCTCTCATCACGTCCCTTATTATCACGGTCACGGCTGGTGTCACGTTCGCGTAATTTATCTCTATTAATTTCTTGTCGTAGATCTTCTTTTTGACGATTTTGATCATAGTGTTCTCTATGACGCTGACGATTACGATCTTCATCAGCCTCTACATGGTGCCGTCTATCATGTGAATCTACTCGGCGGCCTGTAGAACGGCTTCGACTTCGATTATTACGTGCATGACGCTCCGACTGTGATAGCCTTTGATGATGATCACGAACATCTCTTGAAGAGCGTCTATCGTTTTTATCTTTAATCCCGTGTGGCGGTTGTGGTGTCACTGATTTACGTCCTCTACCAGATCTACGGTCACGTTCACGCTCACTTGAATGTCTTACCTTACGTGATCGCTCTCTGCTGGCCGAATGTTGCTCCACCGGTGTGTTATTACCACCGCTAGAATCATCCAATAATATAACATCattttcgtttgtaattttttctttagaaatattatttaaatttattttactagTTGCAGATAAAGTTGatgatgaaattttttgttcaatCTTTTTGTTCTTATCACTACCAGTATTGGGTACAGAAGGTAACTTCTTGGAGTTCAAGTCATTCTCGGGCAAGGGCCGTTTAGCTAATGAGCCTGAGCGACTGCCATCACCTTCGGTGTCTGACATATAAGCACCTAAGCGAGCTTGTAAAAGGGCTTTTTGCTTCATCAATTCATCTAAATTGAGATCATCTTCTATTATGGCTAAATCAGGACTTGCTACATCAACAggtctgaaatttttaaaattgaaatttcaaggaaatgtttgttttattattgtaatgATTTTTAACTTACACATCACTTTCGCTACCGGAAGATACAACTTCCATAACTGGCAACACCTTTGTCTGTATTGTCTTTGTAATTTCCTCCACCAAACTACACGGATCAGTCTGTATGTTtggttttgttattaaaaatttatttgttttaacatcATGCTCCACCCTTAAAGCgcaatttttatctttattagcttttttcattatttccgTAAATTTATCATTAATAGCACCGCTCCTTCTTTTCTCCACCGTTGTTGACTCATCCTCCGAAGCCGAATCCGACGATGAATGGGAATGGTGGCGATGTCTCTTCttagattttttatgttttttatgcgATTTGTCCGATTTATTTGATTTCTTATGTTTCTTGTGTTTTTTAGATTTCTTATGATGTGAGCCTGTAGAATGTTTGGAACGTTTCTCTTCCGGACCATCCTCATTATTTGAGTCATAACTGCAACCAAAGGATAGATAGGTGGTAACAAAATTGTGTATACGTTAATAAATGTAAACGAAAAATGTACAGAATAACATAACCTCAATACGGTTTATACattaataaaatggaaaatactGACCTATTTTCTTCACTGGACATTTCTTTctatgattttttattgtttcagtagtataaatttatttaaaacaaaatattgaattggtttttaaagttaaaattattatattctttagagaaattattgaaaatattttcacaatttatctttttatagaaatgacagCTGCAAAACTGTTTTGACTTATTTGAGgcttgttaaagaaaaaaacacagttGTATTTTTGAGTACTATTTTTACCCACTTTATCCTGGTATTATATATACGTTATTAggaattctatttttatttttagatgcatgttttttaattatttcgtaAAAAATGTGAATAACAAACCAAGatcacatttttaataattctgaAATTAAAGTCATCAATCCTGTTAATATggaaatatatctttttttataatcgGAAAGGTTTATCTAAGCCAATTACTAATATTACAAATcgttcttttaaaattataattgataATCTATAGACTACCGATACGTCAAAATAGTCCACTccaaaaaattgtcaattgttGTTACAATTTGGAATTGTGGagtctttaaactattttatttcgaaattattttattttttttatttttcgacttccttttcaatatttatactaATTTAATGCTACcaaaattgctataaaaataaaaaaaaacattatttaattggtttttataattttagaattaatatcaaatctaaattatttttaatttgactaTTGACTTTGCgactttttttctac
This genomic window contains:
- the LOC111675762 gene encoding serine/threonine-protein kinase PRP4 homolog, which encodes MSSEENSYDSNNEDGPEEKRSKHSTGSHHKKSKKHKKHKKSNKSDKSHKKHKKSKKRHRHHSHSSSDSASEDESTTVEKRRSGAINDKFTEIMKKANKDKNCALRVEHDVKTNKFLITKPNIQTDPCSLVEEITKTIQTKVLPVMEVVSSGSESDVPVDVASPDLAIIEDDLNLDELMKQKALLQARLGAYMSDTEGDGSRSGSLAKRPLPENDLNSKKLPSVPNTGSDKNKKIEQKISSSTLSATSKINLNNISKEKITNENDVILLDDSSGGNNTPVEQHSASRERSRKVRHSSERERDRRSGRGRKSVTPQPPHGIKDKNDRRSSRDVRDHHQRLSQSERHARNNRSRSRSTGRRVDSHDRRHHVEADEDRNRQRHREHYDQNRQKEDLRQEINRDKLRERDTSRDRDNKGRDERTNRPADRSGGPANNRGQDRGRDRDRNRERERWMRERSHSRSKAESDRKRERERERQRSGRDRSERNDTKDRDRYRGSLSEGQKVQQKDSSSDEEVNININIDEDDDEEKIIEMRRKQREELLKKLAGSKQIDAPKPAAIPAQSTSLSSSATNSNNGSDKRKNSFSPDKKPSPTKQRRSRTRSPLTSESSSRHPTEQNDVTPPDSKEYQDNNNKSINNKEKEKRPEWDMFADQDVDSNFDSPSTIVQNKNMAENPALTDNWDDAEGYYRVRIGEVLDTRYVVCGYTGQGVFSNVIRARDQARGNANVAVKIIRNNEIMHKTGLRELEILKKLNDADPDDRFHCLRLYRHFFHKQHLCMVFEPLAMNLREVLKKYGKNVGLHIKAVRSYTQQLFLALKLLKKTGILHADIKPDNILVNENNLILKLCDFGSASTINDNEITPYLISRFYRAPEIILGIPYDYGIDMWSAGCTIYELYTGKILFSGKSNNQMLKYFMDLKGKIPNRIIRKGQFKDQHFDQSCNFLYHEIDKVTEREKIVVMPVIKASRNLQQELIADQNLPDDQHRKVTQLKDLLDNMFALDPSKRISLNQALTHPFIQEKM